The Coregonus clupeaformis isolate EN_2021a chromosome 18, ASM2061545v1, whole genome shotgun sequence genome has a segment encoding these proteins:
- the LOC123493108 gene encoding E3 ubiquitin-protein ligase RNF19A-like, producing MTGSLSASGSHVDRMGATRDNLSENASTMALAGASITGSLSGSAMVNYLNSDTRSWSFRLAWREFQDQINYINRLEVQADVQKERCSLSGESATFSLGTISDNASTKAMAGSILHYRDGTSMEVQVDIEPGGKLRYHSGTSRMDDGRHAGRCGWSCPSGCPSEGQDGTTKSKLKKGGGSKTQERREDMDARLLEQHSTNSSEFDSSPQRLSPSVADSHSSHLSEFSGGSDLESMKMSCSCSHGSSSDYQTRFTTVSPLPEVEGDRLETLPSPQGVLSHPHSPTSPCSCLEVSVSPLCLIAEKNINQVCPAKAEWDSTSGGDLPIGELLKENNYNLQAPPPSLLQNSCIQTEI from the exons ATGACTGGCAGTCTGAGTGCCAGCGGGAGCCACGTGGACCGGATGGGCGCCACGAGGGACAACCTGAGTGAGAACGCCTCCACCATGGCGCTGGCTGGGGCCAGCATCACCGGCTCTCTGTCTGGCAGCGCCATGGTCAACTACCTAAACAG TGACACCAGGTCCTGGAGTTTTAGGTTGGCTTGGAGGGAATTCCAAGACCAGATCAACTACatcaacag GTTGGAGGTGCAGGCTGATGTTCAGAAGGAGAGGTGTAGTCTCAGTGGAGAGTCAGCCACCTTCAGCTTGGGGACCATCAGTGACAACGCTAGCACCAAAGCAATGGCTGGATCTATTCTCCACTACAG AGATGGGACCAGTATGGAGGTGCAGGTGGACATAGAGCCTGGTGGTAAACTACGGTACCACAGTGGTACCAGCAGGATGGATGATGGGAGACACGCTGGGCGCTGTGGCTGGTCCTGCCCCTCTGGATGCCCCTCAGAGGGCCAGGATGGCACCACCAAGTCCAAGCTGAAGAAGGGAGGAGGCTCTAAGAcccaggagaggagggaggatatgGACGCTCGGCTCCTTGAGCAGCACAGCACCAACTCCTCAGAGTTTGACTCCTCCCCTCAGCGGCTCTCTCCCTCCGTAGCCGACTCTCACTCCTCCCACTTGTCAGAGTTCAGCGGTGGCTCTGACCTGGAGAGCATGAAGATGTCCTGCAGCTGCAGCCATGGATCCTCCTCTGACTACCAGACCCGCTTCACCACAGTCAGCCCTCTGCCTGAAGTAGAGGGGGACCGGCTGGAGACGTTGCCCTCACCCCAAGGTGTCCTCTCCCATCCTcactcccccacctccccctgctcctgtctggaggtgtCAGTCTCCCCTCTGTGTCTGATAGCAGAGAAGAACATCAACCAGGTGTGTCCTGCAAAGGCAGAGTGGGACTCTACTAGTGGAGGAGACCTTCCCATTGGAGAGCTGCTGAAGGAGAACAATTACAACCTGCAAGCCCCTCCCCCCAGCCTGCTCCAGAACTCCTGTATTCAGACTGAGATCTGA